Within the Marinitoga hydrogenitolerans DSM 16785 genome, the region ATTTCAATATTCTCAAACTATTAGCTTCTTTTATAGCTAATTATTTCCTTTTTGCTCTTTTTTACTGATTTGACTCCCTACCGGAAATCTTTATACTACTGATGGTTCATTAATAATTTCTTTTCGTTCAAATCTACCAATATCAAGAACAACATCCCATGTTAAATTATTACCTAAAATTATATCCTTCATTAAAATACCGACTGCTGGAGCCAACATGAATCCATGACCGCTAAAACCTATTGCCATATAAAATCCTTCAATTTCTTTGCAATCACCAACTATTGGTTGATGATCAGGTGATATATTATAATAACCCGCCCATTGACGTACAACTCTTAAATTTTTTGTTGGTGGAAGTAGCCATGTTACCTTTTCAGCTATGCTTTCAAGAAATTGCCATGTGCTTTTAATGTTATTTTCAACACTTTTTTTTGGCCCTTCACCCATCACAAATGAACCATGCGGTGTTTGCTGACAGTATATATTGTAAGAAAAGGACATAACCATTGGTCCAAGTATTTCATTTACAGGTTCAGTAGCGAGTATTTCATGCCTCTCAGAATATACAGGTAAATCAACACCAGCCATTTTACCTATTTCGGCTGACCATCCTCCAGCTGCATTTACAACTTTTTCTGTTTCAATAAATCCTTTATCAGTATAAACGCCTTTAATTCTTCCGTTTTTTATATATATGTTCTTTACTTCTACACCTTTATTAATTTCAACTCCCAATCTTTTTGCTGCCTGGGCATAAGCTATGGTTGTTAAAAATGGGTTGGCATGCCCATCTTTGTCATAGAATGCAGCTCCAAGCAACTTTTCGGTATTCAAAAATGGAACTATCTCTTTAGCCTCTTGTGGAGTTAAAAGTTTTGAATTTATACCAAGAGAGTTCTGCAACTTCACATTTTTCTTAAATTGATTCCACTCTTTTTCTGTATATGCAAGAA harbors:
- a CDS encoding NAD(P)/FAD-dependent oxidoreductase encodes the protein MKNKASVVIIGGGVIGVSIAYNLAKAGLKDVVLLEKKYLAYGATGRCGAGVRQQWGTKQNCILSRESVKIFENINDILETDIDIEFKQKGYLLLAYTEKEWNQFKKNVKLQNSLGINSKLLTPQEAKEIVPFLNTEKLLGAAFYDKDGHANPFLTTIAYAQAAKRLGVEINKGVEVKNIYIKNGRIKGVYTDKGFIETEKVVNAAGGWSAEIGKMAGVDLPVYSERHEILATEPVNEILGPMVMSFSYNIYCQQTPHGSFVMGEGPKKSVENNIKSTWQFLESIAEKVTWLLPPTKNLRVVRQWAGYYNISPDHQPIVGDCKEIEGFYMAIGFSGHGFMLAPAVGILMKDIILGNNLTWDVVLDIGRFERKEIINEPSVV